The Hydrogenophaga crocea genome contains a region encoding:
- the bamA gene encoding outer membrane protein assembly factor BamA, whose amino-acid sequence MKSQKHGLRGLSLSALAMALLAALPAWAVDPFTLRDIRVEGLQRVEPGTVFASLPFRIGDRYDDDKGSSAIRALFGLGLFSDVRLQINGDVLVVIVEERPTVAGVSFSGIKEFGDDVLKNVLRDIGLTEGRPYDKALADRAEQELKRQYINRSFYAAEVVTTVTPSERNRVNLNFSVTEGEIAKIKEIRIVGNQAFSESTLRGLFDLNTGNWLSWYTKSDRYSRAKLNADIEKLRSYYLTRGFIDFRVDSTQVAISPDKQDMSVTINVTEGDRYVVSSVGLQGDYLGREEEFKTLVTLKPGEAYNVEDVNDTVKAFTEYFGAFGYAFAQVEATPDIDRANKRVAFMLRATPQRRVYVRRISVEGNNRTRDEVIRREFRQFESAWYDADRIKLSRDRVDRLGFFTEVNLQTEPVAGSPDQVDLVVNVTEKPTGNLTLGAGYSQEEKLSLIAGITQENVFGSGNYLGLNINTSKFNRQLVLSTTNPYFTPDGVSRSFDGYYRTRRPYQNQIEGDYRLVTKGLAVRFGVPFTEMDTVFFGAGVEQTTIEPGAFLPQAYQDYSNTFGATSNTLPLTLGWTRDSRDSALVPTRGRLQRVNAEVSLSGDARYFKTNYQFQQYIPLSHQYTLAFNTELGYGKGLNGRPYPVFKNFFGGGLGSVRGFEGGTLGPTSPVLNSTTGSVINIGGNRSIALNTEFIMPFPGAGNDRSLRLFGFFDIGNIYGENERMDFSSLRASAGIGVSWLSPIGPLRIAFANPVRKFDGDRIQRFQFQIGTSF is encoded by the coding sequence ATGAAATCACAGAAACACGGTCTTCGCGGCCTGAGTTTGTCTGCGCTCGCGATGGCCCTGCTTGCCGCCCTGCCGGCATGGGCGGTCGATCCCTTCACCCTGCGCGACATCCGTGTCGAAGGCCTCCAGCGCGTCGAGCCCGGCACGGTGTTCGCCTCGCTGCCGTTTCGCATCGGCGACCGCTACGACGACGACAAGGGCAGCTCGGCCATTCGCGCGCTGTTCGGCCTCGGTCTGTTCAGCGACGTGCGCCTGCAGATCAACGGCGACGTGCTGGTGGTGATCGTCGAAGAGCGGCCCACCGTGGCCGGCGTGAGCTTCTCGGGCATCAAGGAGTTCGGCGACGACGTGCTCAAGAACGTGCTGCGCGACATCGGTCTCACCGAAGGCCGGCCGTACGACAAGGCCCTGGCCGACCGCGCCGAGCAGGAGCTCAAGCGCCAGTACATCAACCGCAGCTTCTACGCGGCCGAGGTCGTCACCACCGTCACGCCGTCCGAGCGCAACCGCGTCAACCTGAACTTCAGCGTGACCGAGGGCGAGATCGCGAAGATCAAGGAAATCCGCATCGTCGGCAATCAGGCGTTCTCGGAGTCCACGCTGCGCGGCCTGTTCGACCTGAACACCGGCAACTGGCTCAGCTGGTACACCAAGAGCGACCGCTACTCGCGTGCCAAGCTCAACGCCGACATCGAGAAGCTGCGCTCGTACTACCTCACGCGCGGCTTCATCGACTTCCGCGTCGATTCGACCCAGGTGGCGATCTCGCCCGACAAGCAGGACATGTCGGTCACGATCAACGTCACCGAAGGCGATCGCTACGTGGTGTCCTCCGTGGGCCTGCAGGGCGACTACCTGGGCCGCGAGGAAGAATTCAAGACCCTGGTCACCCTCAAGCCCGGCGAGGCCTACAACGTCGAAGACGTCAACGACACCGTCAAGGCCTTCACCGAGTACTTCGGTGCCTTCGGCTACGCCTTCGCCCAGGTCGAGGCCACGCCCGACATCGACCGCGCCAACAAGCGCGTGGCCTTCATGCTGCGCGCCACGCCGCAGCGCCGCGTGTACGTGCGGCGCATCAGCGTCGAGGGCAACAACCGCACGCGCGACGAAGTCATCCGCCGCGAGTTCCGCCAGTTCGAATCGGCCTGGTACGACGCCGACCGCATCAAGCTCTCGCGCGACCGCGTCGACCGGCTGGGCTTCTTCACCGAGGTCAACCTGCAGACCGAGCCCGTGGCCGGCTCGCCCGACCAGGTCGACCTGGTCGTCAACGTGACCGAAAAGCCCACCGGCAACCTCACGCTGGGCGCGGGCTACTCGCAGGAAGAAAAGCTTTCGCTCATCGCCGGCATCACGCAGGAAAACGTGTTCGGCTCGGGCAACTACCTCGGCCTGAACATCAACACCAGCAAGTTCAACCGCCAGCTGGTGCTGAGCACCACCAATCCGTACTTCACGCCCGACGGCGTGTCGCGCAGCTTCGACGGTTACTACCGCACGCGCCGTCCTTACCAGAACCAGATCGAGGGCGATTACCGCCTGGTCACCAAGGGGCTGGCGGTGCGCTTCGGCGTGCCGTTCACCGAGATGGACACGGTGTTCTTCGGCGCGGGTGTCGAACAGACCACCATCGAGCCCGGCGCCTTCCTGCCGCAGGCCTACCAGGACTACTCCAACACCTTCGGCGCCACCAGCAACACGCTGCCGCTCACGCTCGGCTGGACGCGCGACAGCCGCGACAGCGCCCTGGTGCCCACCCGCGGCCGGCTGCAGCGCGTCAATGCCGAGGTCAGCCTCTCGGGCGACGCGCGCTACTTCAAGACCAACTACCAGTTCCAGCAGTACATACCGCTCTCGCACCAGTACACGCTGGCGTTCAACACCGAGCTCGGTTACGGTAAGGGCCTCAACGGCCGCCCGTACCCGGTGTTCAAGAACTTCTTCGGTGGCGGCCTGGGTTCGGTGCGCGGCTTCGAAGGCGGCACCCTGGGCCCGACCTCGCCGGTGCTCAATTCCACCACCGGCTCGGTCATCAACATCGGCGGCAACCGCTCGATTGCGCTCAACACCGAATTCATCATGCCGTTCCCGGGCGCCGGCAATGACCGTTCGTTGCGATTGTTCGGATTCTTTGACATCGGCAACATCTACGGCGAGAACGAACGCATGGATTTCTCCTCCCTGCGTGCATCGGCGGGTATTGGCGTGAGCTGGCTGTCGCCGATCGGCCCATTGCGGATCGCTTTCGCCAATCCCGTTCGGAAATTCGACGGGGATAGAATCCAGCGATTCCAGTTTCAGATCGGAACCTCGTTTTGA
- the lpxD gene encoding UDP-3-O-(3-hydroxymyristoyl)glucosamine N-acyltransferase has product MAATLGAIVEALGGQGIGDAGLAIERPAPLDTAGPRDIAFVAQARYASRIASTRAGVLIVPPALQAQAQARGACIVADDAYLYFARLTQWWRARHDPRPPARIHPTAVIDPAAVMGDGVDVGPCAVIEAGARVGDGARIGAHCVIGRDARVGVGTVLHPRVTLGERCHIGARGIVHSGAVIGADGFGFAPHQGRWIKIEQLGAVRIGDDVEIGANTCIDRGALDDTVIEDGVKLDNLVQIGHNVRVGAHTAMAGNAGVAGSADIGAHCTVGGGAIVLGHLKLADGVHVSAASVVTRSLLQPGQYTGMFPIDDNAAWEKNAASLKQLNRLRERLKAVEQALAQAQPNKKPDDA; this is encoded by the coding sequence GTGGCCGCCACGCTGGGTGCCATCGTCGAGGCCCTCGGCGGCCAGGGGATCGGCGATGCCGGGCTGGCCATCGAGCGGCCCGCGCCCCTCGACACCGCCGGGCCTCGCGACATCGCCTTCGTGGCCCAGGCCCGCTACGCCTCTCGCATCGCGAGCACGCGGGCGGGCGTGCTGATCGTGCCGCCCGCGCTCCAGGCCCAGGCCCAGGCCCGCGGAGCCTGCATCGTCGCCGACGATGCCTACCTCTATTTCGCCCGCCTCACCCAGTGGTGGCGCGCCCGCCACGATCCGCGGCCACCCGCGCGCATCCACCCCACGGCCGTGATCGACCCGGCGGCCGTGATGGGCGATGGCGTGGACGTCGGGCCCTGCGCGGTCATCGAAGCCGGCGCCCGCGTCGGTGACGGCGCGCGCATCGGCGCGCACTGCGTGATCGGCCGCGATGCCCGGGTGGGCGTGGGCACCGTGCTGCACCCGCGCGTCACGCTGGGCGAGCGCTGCCATATCGGGGCGCGGGGCATCGTGCACAGCGGTGCCGTGATCGGCGCCGACGGTTTCGGCTTCGCGCCGCACCAGGGGCGCTGGATCAAGATCGAACAGCTCGGTGCGGTTCGCATCGGCGACGACGTGGAGATCGGCGCCAACACCTGCATCGACCGCGGCGCGCTCGACGACACCGTGATCGAAGACGGGGTGAAGCTCGACAACCTGGTCCAGATCGGCCACAACGTGCGCGTGGGCGCGCACACCGCCATGGCCGGCAACGCGGGCGTGGCGGGCAGCGCCGACATCGGCGCGCATTGCACCGTGGGCGGCGGCGCCATCGTGCTGGGTCACCTCAAGCTGGCCGACGGCGTGCACGTGTCGGCCGCGTCGGTGGTCACGCGCTCGCTGCTCCAGCCCGGTCAATACACCGGTATGTTTCCCATCGACGACAATGCGGCCTGGGAAAAGAACGCTGCCTCCCTCAAGCAGCTCAACCGCCTGCGCGAACGGCTCAAGGCCGTGGAACAAGCCCTTGCGCAGGCCCAGCCGAACAAGAAACCGGACGACGCCTGA
- a CDS encoding OmpH family outer membrane protein produces MKTLNRLFDRRVAVAAALALAMVGAGAQDTKIGAVNVERILRDSNTAKAVSTKLEQDFSKRERDLRSSADQLRQAAERFDREAPTLPEAQRNTRQRQLVEQERDLQRRQRDFQEELNLRRNEALQQVIEKLNRVIRTIAEAEKYDLIVNEAYYVNPRVDITDRVMSQLDSSK; encoded by the coding sequence ATGAAGACCTTGAACCGCCTGTTCGATCGCCGCGTTGCCGTTGCCGCGGCCCTGGCGCTCGCCATGGTGGGCGCTGGTGCGCAAGACACCAAGATCGGCGCCGTCAACGTGGAGCGCATCCTGCGCGACTCCAACACCGCCAAGGCGGTGTCCACCAAGCTCGAGCAGGACTTCTCCAAGCGCGAACGTGACCTGCGTTCTTCGGCCGACCAGCTGCGCCAGGCGGCCGAGCGTTTCGACCGCGAAGCCCCCACGCTGCCCGAAGCCCAGCGCAACACCCGCCAGCGCCAGCTGGTCGAGCAGGAGCGTGATCTGCAGCGCCGCCAGCGCGACTTCCAGGAAGAGCTCAACCTGCGCCGCAACGAGGCCCTGCAGCAGGTCATCGAAAAGCTCAACCGCGTGATCCGCACCATCGCCGAGGCCGAGAAGTACGACCTGATCGTGAACGAGGCGTACTACGTCAACCCCCGGGTGGACATCACCGACCGCGTGATGTCCCAGCTCGACAGCAGCAAGTAA
- the fabZ gene encoding 3-hydroxyacyl-ACP dehydratase FabZ, with protein MMDIHQILKLLPHRYPILLVDRVLSVEKGQRIQALKNVTINEPFFTGHFPHRPVMPGVLMLEAMAQAAALLTFHTLGVAPDDKTVYYFAGIDGARFKRPVEPGDQLVMDVTLERAKASIYKFKGVTRVGDEVACEAELMCTMRTIA; from the coding sequence CTGATGGACATCCACCAGATCCTCAAACTCCTGCCCCACCGTTACCCCATCCTGCTGGTCGACCGCGTGCTGTCGGTCGAAAAAGGGCAGCGCATCCAGGCGCTCAAGAACGTCACGATCAACGAGCCTTTCTTCACGGGCCATTTCCCGCACCGTCCGGTGATGCCGGGCGTGCTGATGCTCGAGGCCATGGCCCAGGCGGCCGCGCTGCTGACCTTCCACACCCTGGGCGTGGCCCCCGACGACAAGACCGTCTACTACTTCGCGGGCATCGACGGCGCGCGCTTCAAGCGTCCCGTGGAGCCGGGCGACCAGCTCGTGATGGACGTGACCCTCGAGCGCGCCAAAGCCAGCATCTACAAGTTCAAGGGCGTCACGCGCGTGGGCGATGAGGTGGCCTGCGAGGCCGAGCTCATGTGCACCATGCGCACCATCGCCTGA